The following proteins come from a genomic window of Frankia casuarinae:
- a CDS encoding HAD-IA family hydrolase: protein MTEPLPAGRPAPVGETAPPGEAAPRAAGVVPWAIWCDFGGVLTSSIAVAFRDLVAAVGVPAHELRRAFDQVAATWGLRTLGPLERGVVSQHDWGILVTDALGPAHPPRIDLSRFGDHWYAGRTLESVMVDGLLRARAAGLRVGLLTNSVAEWEPLRRALLPDWSVFESIINSHEIGIGKPDPAIYDLAERTFGQPGPGCVLIDDAAANCEAARRRGWTAIHHRSVADTLAELAAVTGVPELAG, encoded by the coding sequence ATGACCGAACCGCTGCCCGCGGGACGTCCCGCCCCCGTGGGGGAGACCGCGCCCCCAGGGGAGGCCGCGCCCCGGGCCGCCGGCGTGGTGCCGTGGGCGATCTGGTGCGATTTCGGCGGAGTGCTGACGTCGTCGATCGCTGTGGCGTTCCGCGACCTGGTCGCCGCCGTGGGCGTACCCGCCCACGAGCTGCGCCGGGCGTTCGACCAGGTGGCGGCGACGTGGGGCCTGCGCACGTTGGGCCCCCTCGAACGGGGCGTGGTCAGCCAGCACGACTGGGGGATCCTCGTCACGGACGCCCTCGGGCCAGCCCACCCGCCGCGCATTGACCTGTCCCGGTTCGGGGACCATTGGTATGCCGGTCGTACCCTGGAGTCGGTGATGGTCGACGGGCTGCTGCGCGCCCGCGCCGCCGGCCTGCGGGTGGGACTGCTGACCAACAGCGTGGCCGAGTGGGAGCCGCTGCGCCGCGCGCTGCTGCCCGACTGGTCGGTCTTCGAGTCAATCATCAACTCCCATGAGATCGGGATCGGCAAGCCCGACCCGGCCATCTACGACCTCGCCGAACGCACGTTCGGCCAGCCCGGCCCGGGCTGCGTCCTCATCGACGACGCCGCCGCGAACTGTGAGGCAGCGCGCCGGCGCGGCTGGACGGCGATCCATCACCGCAGCGTCGCGGACACGCTGGCCGAGCTGGCCGCGGTGACCGGGGTTCCCGAGCTGGCCGGCTAG
- a CDS encoding MBL fold metallo-hydrolase, whose translation MRLTVLGCRSGMPTGGQCSSSYLVCTAETKMLLDCGPGAATALSALGHPAVLDGIVISHLHSDHCYDLLPVGKALLASRTRYPMRFPTLPARDIPTRSEPIPLYLPRGGLDTFRTLAGLFPVATIPLLDKAFEVAFDVREYDPGETFKIGDCLVSLHGLRHAVPNCGIRIETADASLAYTGDTGVTDALVDLARGVDLFLAEATLELTDDSDHGHLSALDAAEAARLAGVGQLVLTHFVTDDPEWLAARRAEAERVFDGPVHLAAPARKFDVA comes from the coding sequence ATGCGGTTGACCGTCCTGGGCTGCCGGTCGGGAATGCCGACCGGCGGTCAGTGCAGCTCCAGCTACCTCGTCTGCACCGCGGAGACGAAGATGCTGCTGGACTGCGGCCCCGGCGCCGCGACGGCGCTGAGCGCGCTGGGGCATCCCGCGGTGCTCGACGGTATTGTGATCAGTCATCTGCATTCCGATCACTGCTATGATCTCCTGCCGGTGGGGAAGGCATTGCTGGCCAGCCGGACCCGGTATCCCATGCGATTCCCGACGCTGCCGGCACGCGACATTCCGACGCGCAGCGAACCGATTCCGCTTTACCTTCCACGGGGCGGCCTGGACACCTTCCGGACATTGGCCGGACTATTTCCGGTCGCGACGATCCCGTTGCTGGACAAGGCGTTCGAGGTCGCCTTCGACGTCCGCGAGTACGACCCGGGGGAGACCTTCAAGATCGGCGACTGCCTGGTCAGCCTGCACGGGCTGCGCCACGCGGTACCGAACTGCGGGATCCGCATCGAGACGGCGGACGCCAGCCTCGCCTACACCGGCGACACCGGAGTGACCGACGCCCTCGTCGACCTCGCCCGCGGCGTCGATCTCTTTCTCGCCGAGGCCACCCTCGAGCTGACCGACGACAGCGACCACGGCCACCTCAGCGCCCTCGACGCGGCCGAGGCGGCCCGGCTCGCCGGGGTGGGTCAGCTCGTGCTCACCCACTTCGTCACCGACGACCCCGAGTGGCTGGCCGCGCGGCGCGCCGAGGCCGAGCGGGTGTTCGACGGGCCGGTGCACCTGGCCGCCCCGGCCCGCAAGTTCGACGTCGCATGA
- a CDS encoding carbohydrate ABC transporter permease — MIGTRPRAARPRGVLPATVARRAVPWLYQTPVLVSLAVFVYGPLLFEAYLSLTNWDLIKPDQDFVGLANFRGLFEGEEFPRALSRTGLYVLVMLPFATVVPMALAIMLWKRPGRTSDIYRALLFLPVMLAPVANALSWRFVLDPLGGIVNVVTGGLGLGERDWLGDPSTALAAISLVTAARFVALNMLLYGAALAAIDRRCLDAARVDGATEWEITRRLVVPQLRGTTILLSFLCAVFAGQWTFTNIAVLTQGGPDNTTDNVYYRLYTYAFTYFDAGTGAAAALTIVVVLCALFGLSTLARRVAGTFGAPGRDRPTTRLAAALAAPLTALTRRRRAAL, encoded by the coding sequence ATGATCGGCACCCGGCCCCGCGCGGCACGCCCGCGCGGGGTCCTCCCGGCCACGGTGGCACGCCGCGCCGTGCCGTGGCTCTACCAGACGCCGGTACTGGTGTCGCTGGCGGTCTTCGTCTACGGGCCGCTGCTCTTCGAGGCGTACCTGAGCCTGACGAACTGGGACCTGATCAAACCCGACCAGGACTTCGTGGGGCTTGCCAACTTCCGCGGCCTGTTCGAGGGCGAAGAGTTCCCCCGGGCGCTGAGCCGCACCGGCCTCTACGTCCTGGTGATGTTGCCCTTCGCGACGGTCGTCCCGATGGCGCTGGCGATCATGTTGTGGAAGCGGCCCGGTCGGACCAGCGACATCTACCGGGCCCTGCTGTTCCTGCCGGTGATGCTCGCCCCTGTCGCGAACGCGCTGTCCTGGCGGTTCGTCCTCGACCCGCTCGGCGGGATCGTCAACGTCGTCACCGGCGGGCTGGGCCTGGGCGAGCGGGACTGGCTCGGTGATCCCTCGACCGCCCTCGCCGCCATCTCGCTCGTCACCGCGGCCCGGTTCGTCGCGCTCAACATGCTGCTCTACGGCGCGGCACTGGCCGCGATCGACCGGCGCTGCCTCGACGCCGCCCGCGTCGACGGCGCCACCGAATGGGAGATCACCCGCCGTCTCGTGGTCCCCCAACTGCGTGGCACCACGATCCTGCTGTCGTTCCTGTGCGCGGTGTTCGCCGGGCAGTGGACGTTCACCAACATCGCCGTGCTCACCCAGGGCGGCCCCGACAACACCACCGACAACGTCTACTACCGTCTGTACACCTACGCGTTCACCTACTTCGACGCCGGGACGGGCGCGGCGGCGGCGCTGACGATCGTGGTGGTCCTGTGCGCCCTGTTCGGCCTGTCGACGCTGGCCCGCCGCGTCGCCGGCACGTTCGGCGCCCCGGGCCGGGACCGGCCGACCACCCGGCTCGCGGCCGCCCTCGCCGCCCCGCTGACCGCGCTGACCAGGAGGCGCCGTGCCGCGCTCTGA
- a CDS encoding ABC transporter ATP-binding protein, with the protein MTDTTVTSRPILGEAPPPELPAPSGGVHFRGIMRRYGGTGRPALDVADLHLPHRSFTVIVGPSGCGKSTALRVITGLETPDEGRLTINGVDVTATPPGARGVSMVFQDFALYPHLTVEQNIAFSLRLEAKHNRGRLGLLRRGAGGAGPSRGEISRRVTEACVLLGLADLRHRRPGQLSGGERQRVGLARAIVRRPSVLLLDEPLSALDAQLRQQARAELVRLHRELGNTVVLVTHDQLEALSMGTHLVVMNGGRVAQAGTPEQVYRRPADVFVAAFVGSPAMNLHLVEVTNGGGALAAPGLSARLAGPLTLPRAWLGWRPGDGVIEAGPDRAAAAGGLAGAGLAGAGLVMEGLVDVVEFTGDVVVVHCVSGAAAAGETGEWDAGPDEVGPARWAVTVPAQAGVPDVGTPLRVRVPARRLHLFDPVSGQRVDEIDDDADDLAVADEPT; encoded by the coding sequence ATGACCGACACCACCGTGACCAGCCGGCCGATCCTCGGCGAGGCCCCACCGCCGGAGCTCCCCGCCCCCAGCGGGGGGGTGCACTTCCGTGGGATCATGCGCCGGTACGGCGGCACCGGGCGGCCCGCGCTCGACGTCGCCGACCTGCATCTGCCGCACCGGTCCTTCACGGTGATCGTCGGGCCGTCGGGATGCGGGAAGTCGACCGCGCTGCGGGTCATCACCGGGCTGGAGACCCCCGACGAAGGCCGGTTGACGATCAACGGGGTGGACGTCACGGCGACGCCACCGGGCGCGCGCGGGGTCTCGATGGTCTTCCAGGACTTCGCGCTCTACCCACATCTCACCGTCGAGCAGAACATCGCCTTCAGCCTGCGGCTCGAGGCGAAGCACAACCGCGGCCGCCTCGGACTTCTGCGCCGGGGGGCGGGCGGGGCGGGCCCGAGCCGTGGCGAGATCTCCCGCCGGGTCACCGAGGCCTGCGTCCTGCTGGGGCTCGCCGACCTGCGACACCGCCGACCTGGGCAGCTCTCCGGTGGTGAGCGCCAGCGTGTCGGCCTCGCCCGCGCGATCGTGCGCCGCCCGAGTGTGCTCCTGCTCGACGAGCCCCTCTCCGCGCTCGACGCCCAGCTACGCCAGCAGGCCCGGGCCGAACTCGTGCGCCTGCACCGCGAGCTGGGCAACACCGTCGTTCTCGTCACCCACGATCAGCTCGAGGCGCTGTCCATGGGCACCCATCTGGTGGTCATGAACGGCGGACGGGTGGCGCAGGCCGGCACGCCCGAGCAGGTCTACCGCCGGCCGGCCGATGTCTTCGTCGCCGCGTTCGTCGGCAGTCCGGCGATGAACCTGCACCTGGTCGAGGTGACGAACGGCGGTGGGGCGCTCGCGGCACCGGGGCTGTCCGCGCGCCTGGCCGGACCGCTGACGCTGCCCCGGGCCTGGCTCGGCTGGCGGCCGGGGGACGGCGTCATCGAGGCCGGGCCCGATCGGGCCGCGGCAGCGGGCGGCCTGGCCGGTGCGGGCCTGGCCGGTGCCGGCCTGGTCATGGAGGGGCTGGTCGACGTGGTCGAGTTCACCGGGGACGTGGTCGTCGTCCACTGCGTGAGCGGGGCCGCCGCGGCGGGGGAGACCGGCGAGTGGGACGCCGGCCCGGACGAGGTCGGCCCGGCCCGGTGGGCGGTGACCGTCCCGGCCCAGGCCGGCGTCCCGGACGTCGGCACCCCGCTACGGGTCCGGGTCCCCGCGCGCCGACTGCACCTGTTCGACCCGGTCAGTGGGCAGCGCGTCGACGAGATCGATGACGACGCCGACGACCTCGCCGTCGCCGACGAGCCGACATGA
- a CDS encoding carbohydrate ABC transporter permease, with translation MPRSDVQATRAAGRHVVLAVAVVAMLFPMLWALTTSFKPPADIYGANPLPIPASLSNYRNAIDGFPIGRLLLNTFVMATGVTILHLVAGVLAAWSFVRFSHAGQRLVSALVVIALVVPPQALMIPQFLLVSRLGWRNTFAGLIVPQLATCSLAVLLLREHIRGIPPTLLGAATLDGASHAETLRHIVLPLLRPALAAVAVVVFITTWNEYLWPTLVAPHRDTTTIQPGLQMFETQEGPEYGPLLAGAMLASIPVTIVYLFASRRITDAFLQAGLR, from the coding sequence GTGCCGCGCTCTGATGTCCAGGCCACCCGCGCCGCCGGCCGGCACGTGGTACTCGCCGTGGCGGTCGTCGCGATGCTCTTCCCGATGCTGTGGGCGCTGACCACCTCGTTCAAGCCGCCCGCGGACATCTACGGCGCCAACCCGCTGCCCATCCCGGCCAGCCTGAGCAACTACCGCAACGCCATCGACGGGTTCCCCATCGGCCGACTGCTGCTGAACACCTTCGTCATGGCGACGGGCGTGACCATCCTGCACCTCGTCGCCGGGGTACTCGCCGCCTGGTCGTTCGTCCGTTTCTCCCACGCCGGGCAGCGGCTCGTCTCCGCGCTGGTGGTCATCGCCCTCGTCGTCCCGCCGCAGGCCCTGATGATCCCACAGTTCCTGCTGGTCTCCCGGCTGGGCTGGCGCAACACCTTCGCCGGGCTGATCGTGCCGCAGCTGGCCACCTGCTCGCTGGCGGTGCTGCTGCTGCGCGAGCACATCCGCGGCATCCCGCCGACCCTGCTCGGCGCCGCGACCCTCGATGGCGCCAGCCACGCCGAGACGCTGCGCCACATCGTCCTGCCGCTGCTGCGCCCCGCGCTCGCGGCGGTGGCCGTCGTCGTGTTCATCACGACGTGGAACGAGTATCTCTGGCCCACCCTCGTCGCGCCCCACCGGGACACGACGACCATCCAGCCGGGCCTGCAGATGTTCGAGACCCAGGAGGGCCCGGAGTACGGCCCGTTGCTCGCCGGGGCCATGCTCGCCTCGATCCCGGTGACCATCGTCTATCTCTTCGCCTCCCGCCGCATCACCGACGCTTTCCTCCAAGCTGGCCTGAGATGA
- a CDS encoding acyltransferase family protein, protein MERSVGRLVDSTPPSRARDVDFLRLASVCVVVLWHWALSIDHFRGGVLVMPNPIARIPFAWLATWLLQVMPVFFVIGGFAHLAAWDAAGRATGSPRDDPARPWGPRARRFLRGRLRRLLPPMAVFAVVWAAVDAVLLLAVPDYPGLLRYGRAVLVPLWFLAAYLGVILVVPVTAAVHRRFGRRFILLLGAVVALVDLARFGTGSTVFGYVNTGLVWVFAHQLGYFWRDGVLRGPRRALLTALCGLAGLALVTTLDEYPRSMVATEGARRGNMFPTTAAIAVLAVFQLGLILLAAPALNRMLARRRPWTAVVTGNAVIMTVFLWHMTALLLAMVTMRAVGLPMPDEPTATWWAGRPLWVILPALFLAPLIVLFAPVERGAAAPRGPARTGPDD, encoded by the coding sequence GTGGAGCGGTCCGTGGGCCGGCTCGTCGACTCCACCCCGCCGTCCCGGGCGCGCGACGTCGACTTCCTGCGCCTGGCGAGCGTCTGTGTCGTGGTGCTGTGGCACTGGGCCCTGTCCATCGACCACTTTCGCGGGGGCGTCCTCGTGATGCCCAATCCGATCGCGCGGATACCGTTCGCCTGGCTCGCGACCTGGCTGCTCCAGGTGATGCCGGTGTTCTTCGTCATCGGTGGCTTCGCCCACCTGGCGGCCTGGGACGCGGCCGGTCGCGCCACGGGGTCCCCGCGCGATGATCCCGCGCGTCCCTGGGGCCCGCGGGCACGGCGCTTCCTGCGGGGGCGGCTGCGCCGCCTGTTGCCCCCGATGGCGGTGTTCGCCGTCGTCTGGGCGGCGGTCGACGCCGTCCTGCTGCTCGCGGTCCCCGACTACCCGGGTCTGCTGCGCTATGGACGGGCCGTGCTGGTGCCGCTGTGGTTTCTCGCGGCGTACCTGGGGGTCATCCTGGTCGTGCCGGTGACCGCGGCGGTCCATCGGCGGTTCGGCCGCCGGTTCATCCTGCTGTTGGGCGCGGTCGTGGCGCTCGTCGACCTGGCGCGGTTCGGCACCGGCAGCACGGTGTTCGGCTATGTCAACACCGGTCTCGTCTGGGTTTTCGCCCACCAGCTCGGGTATTTCTGGCGGGACGGCGTCCTGCGCGGGCCGCGGCGGGCGCTGCTGACGGCGCTCTGCGGGCTGGCGGGGCTGGCCCTGGTGACGACGCTCGACGAGTATCCGCGATCGATGGTCGCCACCGAGGGAGCCAGACGCGGCAACATGTTCCCGACGACCGCTGCGATCGCCGTGCTCGCCGTCTTCCAGCTCGGTCTGATCCTGCTCGCCGCACCCGCCCTGAACCGGATGCTGGCCCGGCGCCGGCCGTGGACGGCGGTCGTCACGGGCAACGCCGTGATCATGACCGTGTTCCTGTGGCACATGACGGCCCTGCTGCTCGCGATGGTCACGATGCGGGCGGTCGGGCTGCCGATGCCCGACGAACCGACCGCGACCTGGTGGGCCGGGCGACCGCTGTGGGTGATCCTGCCCGCGCTCTTCCTGGCGCCGTTGATCGTCCTGTTCGCGCCGGTGGAGCGCGGGGCCGCGGCCCCGCGTGGACCGGCGCGCACCGGGCCGGACGACTGA
- a CDS encoding TetR/AcrR family transcriptional regulator has product MPTVSFSLEKPPPAGSRRERILAAAARLMAERGYHGVSINDIGRAAGVSGPALYKHFPSKQAILGELLIGISERLLAEGTRRAAAAPSPDGTPSPDGTPSPDGTLDALVRWHVSFALDSPELIRIHDRDLTSMNPADARTVRRLQRGYVELWVAQLRARSPELAEGTARAAVHATFGLLNSTPYSAVTMSRPQLADLLHRLGLAALLAAGARRPAPGPAATR; this is encoded by the coding sequence GTGCCGACCGTGTCCTTCAGCCTCGAAAAACCGCCGCCAGCAGGATCGCGCCGGGAGCGTATCCTCGCCGCCGCGGCCCGGTTGATGGCCGAGCGCGGGTACCACGGGGTGAGCATCAACGACATTGGCCGGGCCGCGGGCGTCTCCGGGCCGGCGTTGTACAAGCATTTCCCGAGTAAGCAGGCGATCCTCGGCGAACTGCTGATCGGCATCAGTGAACGCCTGCTCGCCGAGGGCACCCGTCGCGCGGCCGCGGCGCCCAGTCCGGACGGCACGCCCAGTCCGGACGGCACGCCCAGTCCGGACGGCACGCTGGACGCGCTCGTGCGCTGGCACGTCTCCTTCGCTCTCGACTCACCCGAACTGATCCGTATTCATGATCGCGACCTGACCAGTATGAACCCGGCCGACGCGCGCACCGTGCGCCGGCTGCAACGCGGCTACGTCGAGCTCTGGGTCGCCCAGCTGCGCGCCCGCAGCCCCGAACTCGCCGAGGGCACCGCCCGCGCCGCCGTCCACGCCACCTTCGGCCTGCTGAACTCCACCCCCTACAGCGCGGTGACGATGAGTCGGCCGCAGCTGGCGGACCTGCTGCACCGGCTCGGCCTGGCCGCCCTGCTCGCCGCGGGAGCGCGGCGCCCGGCACCCGGGCCGGCCGCCACCCGCTGA
- a CDS encoding acyl-CoA dehydrogenase family protein, translating into MPDTRLSEEQEALRKAVEAFAREVVAPGAARHDEEKTFPYEVVAQMADMGLFGLPFPAEYGGQGADFFALCLAIEELARVDSAVAITLEAGVGLGAMPIYRFGTPAQREEWLPSLASGRALAAFGLTEPDAGSDAGGTRTTARLDGGDWIINGSKAFITNSGTDITRLVTVTAVTGRTPAGHKEISSVLVPVPTPGFTAGPAYSKVGWHASDTHPLTFDDVRVPAENLLGARGRGFANFLQILDEGRIAISALAVGLAQACVDESVKYAKQREAFGAPIGRNQAIAFKIAEMEARTYVARAAYYDAASRMLAGLPVKKEAAMAKLFSSEAAVTNAREATQIHGGYGFMNEYPVARHWRDAKILEIGEGTSEVQKMLIARELGL; encoded by the coding sequence ATGCCTGACACCCGGCTCAGCGAGGAGCAGGAAGCCCTGCGCAAGGCCGTGGAGGCGTTCGCCCGCGAGGTGGTCGCCCCCGGGGCGGCGCGGCACGACGAGGAGAAGACGTTCCCGTACGAGGTCGTCGCGCAGATGGCCGACATGGGCCTGTTCGGTCTGCCGTTCCCGGCGGAGTACGGCGGGCAGGGCGCCGACTTCTTCGCCCTCTGCCTGGCCATCGAGGAGCTGGCCCGGGTCGACTCAGCGGTGGCGATCACGCTGGAGGCCGGGGTTGGCCTCGGCGCGATGCCGATCTACCGGTTCGGCACGCCGGCGCAGCGGGAGGAGTGGCTGCCGTCGCTCGCCAGCGGGCGGGCGTTGGCCGCGTTCGGGCTGACCGAACCAGACGCGGGCAGCGACGCTGGCGGCACCCGCACCACCGCCCGGCTCGACGGCGGCGACTGGATTATCAACGGCTCGAAGGCCTTCATCACCAACTCGGGTACCGACATCACCCGGCTCGTCACCGTCACCGCTGTCACGGGGCGGACCCCGGCCGGACACAAGGAGATCTCGTCCGTCCTGGTGCCGGTGCCCACCCCCGGCTTCACCGCCGGTCCGGCCTATTCGAAGGTCGGCTGGCATGCCTCCGACACCCATCCGCTGACCTTCGACGACGTGCGGGTGCCCGCGGAGAATCTGCTCGGTGCGCGCGGCCGCGGCTTTGCGAACTTCCTGCAGATCCTGGACGAGGGCCGGATCGCGATTTCCGCGCTGGCCGTCGGGCTGGCGCAGGCCTGCGTGGACGAGAGCGTGAAATACGCGAAGCAGCGGGAGGCATTCGGCGCGCCGATCGGCCGCAACCAGGCAATCGCCTTCAAGATTGCCGAGATGGAGGCGCGGACGTACGTGGCCCGTGCCGCCTACTACGACGCGGCCTCCCGGATGCTCGCCGGCCTGCCCGTCAAGAAGGAGGCGGCGATGGCGAAGCTGTTCTCCTCGGAGGCGGCGGTGACGAATGCCCGCGAGGCCACGCAGATCCACGGCGGCTACGGGTTCATGAACGAATACCCGGTCGCCCGGCACTGGCGGGACGCCAAGATCCTGGAGATCGGCGAGGGCACCAGCGAGGTCCAGAAGATGCTGATCGCGCGCGAACTGGGTCTGTAG
- a CDS encoding ABC transporter substrate-binding protein — protein MTAVSRHDDAAGHERDAGQERDAGQERPGRRPRRHRARLVVTALSAAVGLLAVAACGSDSDTASGTPAATPQGDTPATITFLSYNYGTPGLGGTGTQALLDAFAKAHPKITVKPQGVAVKDVLTRLRTDTAAGDPPDVAQIGWSKMAEAVDALPITPVQKVAGSEWESATAGISKSILSAVSTNGVVAAMPFTMSIPVMYYNADLFRAAGLDPQHPPTTLADVKAAALKIKATGKQGVYISVVDSGKSDYLTQSVVNSNGGSLVDKNGGVTLDKQPAVEALATIADLTASGAQPGVKAEAALAAFTKGDLGMFVTSTALLASAQKAAAGKFELRTAGLPSFGTKPARPTYSGAGLAVLAKDPAKQRAAWEFIKFLTSDEGFEIITSKIGYLPLRQSVATKLAGTPIVKLLEPALDQLDTVTPYTSFRGAKANQAVVVLQDEAVEPIVLRGADPQATLSKAAEKIRALSS, from the coding sequence GTGACAGCCGTTTCCCGGCACGACGATGCTGCTGGACATGAACGGGACGCAGGACAAGAACGGGACGCAGGACAGGAACGCCCGGGCCGCCGTCCGCGGCGGCACCGGGCCCGGCTGGTCGTCACGGCGTTGTCCGCCGCGGTCGGCCTGCTCGCCGTGGCGGCCTGCGGCTCGGACAGCGACACCGCCTCCGGTACCCCGGCCGCGACACCGCAAGGTGACACCCCGGCGACCATCACCTTCCTGTCCTACAACTACGGCACCCCGGGTCTCGGTGGTACGGGAACCCAGGCACTGCTCGACGCCTTCGCCAAGGCGCACCCGAAGATCACGGTCAAGCCGCAGGGCGTCGCGGTGAAGGACGTCCTCACCCGGCTGCGCACCGACACCGCCGCCGGTGATCCGCCCGACGTCGCCCAGATCGGCTGGAGCAAGATGGCCGAGGCGGTCGACGCCCTGCCTATCACCCCGGTCCAGAAGGTCGCCGGCAGCGAGTGGGAGTCGGCCACCGCCGGCATCTCGAAGAGCATCCTGTCGGCCGTCTCCACCAACGGCGTCGTCGCGGCGATGCCGTTCACGATGTCGATCCCGGTCATGTACTACAACGCCGACCTGTTCCGCGCCGCCGGCCTGGACCCGCAACACCCGCCGACGACCCTCGCCGACGTCAAGGCCGCCGCTTTGAAGATCAAGGCGACCGGTAAGCAGGGCGTCTACATCAGCGTCGTCGACAGCGGGAAGTCGGACTACCTGACCCAGTCGGTCGTCAACTCCAACGGCGGCTCGCTGGTGGACAAGAACGGCGGCGTCACCCTCGACAAGCAGCCGGCCGTCGAGGCGCTGGCCACGATCGCCGACCTGACCGCCTCGGGTGCCCAGCCCGGAGTCAAGGCCGAAGCGGCCCTGGCCGCGTTCACCAAGGGTGACCTCGGCATGTTCGTCACCAGCACGGCGCTGCTCGCCAGCGCCCAGAAGGCGGCGGCGGGCAAGTTCGAGCTGCGCACCGCGGGTCTGCCGTCCTTCGGCACCAAACCCGCCCGCCCGACCTACTCCGGCGCCGGGCTCGCGGTGCTGGCCAAGGACCCGGCCAAGCAGCGCGCCGCCTGGGAGTTCATCAAGTTCCTCACCTCCGACGAGGGCTTCGAGATCATCACCTCGAAGATCGGTTACCTGCCGCTGCGACAGAGCGTGGCGACGAAGCTCGCCGGCACCCCGATCGTGAAGCTGCTGGAACCGGCCCTCGACCAGCTCGACACCGTCACCCCCTACACCTCGTTCCGCGGGGCGAAGGCCAACCAGGCCGTCGTCGTGCTGCAGGACGAGGCCGTCGAACCGATCGTCCTGCGCGGGGCCGATCCCCAGGCGACCCTGAGCAAGGCCGCCGAGAAGATCCGCGCACTCTCCTCCTGA
- a CDS encoding LysR family transcriptional regulator: protein MEFRYLVSFLAIAEELHFGRAAARLHLAQPSLSQQLQRLEREVGVELVSRTSHEVRLTAAGRAFEVEARRVLDTARRAVSAAREAASGRVGVLTIGFNFPAGQRVLQPTLVRLGADYPGISTVLWEARSGPTLAALHDRKVDVALVFGGAPAVGLQSRRILTLPLVAIVGHHHPWADRQQASFRELARQRCVLFRREQSPAMHDAILAAAGRAGISLTVADEVDDSGATGIIVTTKSVVGFASSVRSGFVPGKGLAAVRLVEPVPTVGVQVVWHPDPPPVVEAFLRSLDNAGPFGEDAVPAPAAPQVPVLAHDGQPASGG, encoded by the coding sequence ATGGAGTTCCGCTATCTCGTCTCGTTCCTCGCAATCGCCGAGGAACTGCACTTCGGGCGGGCGGCGGCCCGGCTGCACCTGGCCCAGCCGTCGCTGAGTCAGCAGCTCCAGCGCCTCGAACGGGAGGTCGGTGTCGAACTGGTTAGCCGGACCTCCCACGAGGTGCGGCTCACCGCGGCCGGCCGCGCGTTCGAGGTCGAGGCCCGGCGGGTCCTCGACACCGCGCGCCGGGCCGTGTCGGCGGCCCGGGAGGCGGCCTCGGGCCGCGTGGGCGTGCTGACCATCGGCTTCAACTTCCCCGCCGGGCAGCGGGTGCTCCAGCCGACCCTCGTCCGGTTGGGCGCCGACTACCCTGGCATCTCCACGGTTCTCTGGGAGGCCCGCAGCGGACCGACGCTCGCCGCCCTGCACGACCGCAAGGTGGACGTGGCGCTCGTGTTCGGCGGGGCGCCGGCCGTCGGGCTGCAGTCGCGACGGATTCTCACCCTGCCGCTGGTCGCCATCGTCGGCCACCACCATCCGTGGGCCGACCGCCAGCAGGCGTCGTTCCGGGAGCTCGCGCGTCAACGGTGTGTGTTGTTCCGGCGGGAACAGAGCCCCGCCATGCACGACGCGATCCTCGCCGCGGCCGGCCGGGCGGGCATCAGCCTGACGGTCGCCGACGAGGTCGACGACTCGGGTGCCACGGGGATCATCGTCACGACGAAGTCGGTCGTGGGATTCGCCTCGTCCGTCCGCAGTGGTTTCGTGCCCGGCAAGGGCCTGGCGGCCGTGCGGCTCGTCGAGCCGGTGCCCACCGTCGGGGTGCAGGTGGTCTGGCACCCCGACCCGCCGCCCGTCGTCGAGGCGTTCCTGCGCAGCTTGGACAACGCGGGTCCCTTCGGGGAGGACGCCGTCCCCGCGCCTGCCGCGCCGCAGGTGCCGGTCCTCGCCCACGACGGGCAGCCGGCTTCCGGTGGTTGA